The Bradysia coprophila strain Holo2 chromosome X unlocalized genomic scaffold, BU_Bcop_v1 contig_20, whole genome shotgun sequence region aataattttcacgCTCTGgggccattcataaatgaTGTCTGATGTCAAAGAGGAGATGAAGAAGAAAGAGGAGGAGAAGCTTTGTGGAGACACGTGACTGGACGATGTTCAAAGAATTATTAAATGTTGTGTGAGATTACCCTACCACAACAATCATCTCAATCATGGGAACGAAATTTTAGTCGATTACATCAATGGAGCGACAAATGAAAACTTTCACTATTTTTTACCTATAAAGTTCTAgatcaattttctttatgcACTTTGCGTGTAAGTAAgatacaataaattcaaaagaaaacttctttttttcgcAAAGCGACAACAATTTCCGTTACATCTGGCAGTAACACCTCAAAATCAACGGACGCCTCAACTATATCCGTAACCGTTTTGTCTGGCAATGCTGCCGAACTGAAGTGCGTCGCTGAAGGTTATCCGCGACCAAGCATTTCATGGATTCGTGAATATAATGCCATTATGCCGAGTGGTGGTCACACGTTTAGTGGCAATGTTTTAAAGATCTCGTCGGTAACGAAAGAAGATCGTGGCACGTATTATTGCGTTGCAGAGAATGTGGTTGGAAAagataagaaaaatattgactTTGAAGTTGAATTTGCGCCAGTCATATCCATACCAAGACCGAAAGTTGCTCAAGCTGTAGATTATGACATCGAACTGGAATGTAATGTGATTGCCTTCCCGGCACCGGCTGTACTCTGGTATAAAGACGGTGTTCAACTAAACAACAATGACGATTATGGGTaaggaaattcaatttgggaaaagaaattattttggttGATTTTGACCGTTGCAGTTTTGTTGCACAGTggcaacgaaaatttattttttatttgttgggTAATGtctatgaaaaatattgactGGCTGACCGAATACTTATTTTTGGAATGAAGTCCACTCAGGCATTTCTACAGAATCCACATTgctgaatttcattttttttttgtctagaATTTCAAATACCGCTACTGTTGACGAAATCACTAACTCTGTTCTGCGTGTAAAAACTATGAAAAGTTATCAGTATGGAAATTACTATTGCAAGGCTAATAACAAAGTAGGACACTCTGAGGCCAGAATTAATTTATTCGGTAAGTTTGGTGCAGTGTGGATCCTTGACGGATTCTTTACctattttttgtaattgtttttgctcttgattttcgttttaattttctttgatttcatttattatttagaaTCGGTTATCTATGTGTATCCATGGCACGCGAGCAGCAGAAATTGAGATAACCAATTAATTTGATTGTATTAATGTTGTGAGGTGCTGATccacaattttgttgttttttttttcattttcaagcGTACAAACtttgtgtaaatttaattattttgtgtgaatttcaGCTCAACGCGTTCCGAACATATATTTTGCTGGTTTACAATGGAGCTCATGTGAATCGATGTACCATTCCaatctaattttattgttggGTTGTGTAGCTATTACGATCAATTTGTCGTTTGTCTAAAACTTACAAGAGAAATTCATCGTAAAtaccaaatgatttttgttttattcactTGCATACTATCCAATATACTACCAATATGAATATGCTCACATTCCTGATATAatatttccgatttttttattctttctttctttgaacgataaaaagtatttttgtaatttgttttttcctCCTCTTGTAACAAATgagattgaaaattattttgtaatatttaaataatcgctcaaaaaccaaacaaaaaaaaaacaacttcaGGACACAATTACAAAACgtaaatacaaaaaagtacaaaattagatttaaataaaataatttttttattgaacgtAGATTGTAACTTCCATTTATAATAAACGCCATGTCaaccaattattttgaaaattttggtctaataaaacattttgtagaatttttattCGTCTTTCTGATACCTAAGAGCCTAAGAGAAGGCGCTAAAAAGAGGATTTAGTCCGGACGTCTTGAGTTCTTTAAGATTTCTCCTTTTTCTATGTTGTTTGccatggaaaatggaaaattgttttgtgcatccgacaactgaaatacgacctattttgccatgatttttcattaggaaatgtcagtttttcccgaactatatatcgtgcgggaaaaaacttcatttctttacgatttatagtgcgggaaaagaattacatgaatttttctatgactatacgattgattaaatttaatatggtgaatgtgaagtgtgtatgttttcaagtaaattgatgtgttttgtctatttcagttgtccgatgcacaaaacgttgttcgtacctcgacaggaaatggattttttcagcacacgtcctaattttccttactcgcttcgctcgttaAGTTTAGGGCGTGTTaaattaggacgtgtgctgaaaaaatccatttcctgtcgaggtacgaacaacgttttgtgcatcggacaactgaaatagacaaaacacatcaatttacttgaaaacatacacacttcacattcaccatattaaatttaatcaatcgtatagtcctgcactataaatcgtaaagaaatgaagttttttcccgcacgatatatagttcgggaaaaactgacatttcctaatgaaaaatcatggcaaaataggtcgtatttcagttgtcggatgcataaaatactatttccaaccggaaaagccatttatatgaaaacgtCGAAACCTAAAGTCGAATATCTTCGAAAATAcaatatattttcgaaaaatttcttctgttgtGGATAGTATGGCTCATTGCCGATATTAGAcgtatgaactttttttttgtggagtCAGAATGTTGCCCCCAAGAAGTGTCTAGGAACTTTAAAGCCATTTCCCTGGTCATTTCCAATCCGTTGTTCAAAAATGAGGTGTCACTCGGAAGCTTCTTCCAAGTATTTTTGATTGCAGCCGGCCGGCCGTGATCCATGTTCATTGGCCTGAGATATGGCCTGGAAAACTCATGTATTTCCTAATAACGATTTTTTTAGGTTTTTCTTGATCAATAAAAGATTCATAGCTGTAATTTGGGATATCAATTCTAGTGTGTCTTGTACCGACGACTTCACTACTTCCACTCTCCTTCATTTCTGTTCAACGACgataaagttcaatttttaggATGTTGTCGATATTCgctataaaaattgaaatatactTTTACGAAAAAGCGCTTAATTAACCCATCCAAAATAATGTCGAATCCTGACGTTCCTACTACTTCTTCGTTCTAATTGAGACATGAGATTAGGGAATATATTTATTA contains the following coding sequences:
- the LOC119068739 gene encoding lachesin-like isoform X2, with the translated sequence MPILSASKLILLCTFVVYSSCKEKPSIISISPEQVKSIGESAVLNCTVKNPDQYAVIWTKKDRDHPTDNVVLSINNQMTMKDPRFELKIGNDSISESYLLHISDIQTSDTAIYECQIIISPNVKTTLHVELLVRTPPYATTISVTSGSNTSKSTDASTISVTVLSGNAAELKCVAEGYPRPSISWIREYNAIMPSGGHTFSGNVLKISSVTKEDRGTYYCVAENVVGKDKKNIDFEVEFAPVISIPRPKVAQAVDYDIELECNVIAFPAPAVLWYKDGVQLNNNDDYGISNTATVDEITNSVLRVKTMKSYQYGNYYCKANNKVGHSEARINLFESVIYVYPWHASSRN
- the LOC119068739 gene encoding lachesin-like isoform X1; this encodes MPILSASKLILLCTFVVYSSCKEKPSIISISPEQVKSIGESAVLNCTVKNPDQYAVIWTKKDRDHPTDNVVLSINNQMTMKDPRFELKIGNDSISESYLLHISDIQTSDTAIYECQIIISPNVKTTLHVELLVRTPPYATTISVTSGSNTSKSTDASTISVTVLSGNAAELKCVAEGYPRPSISWIREYNAIMPSGGHTFSGNVLKISSVTKEDRGTYYCVAENVVGKDKKNIDFEVEFAPVISIPRPKVAQAVDYDIELECNVIAFPAPAVLWYKDGVQLNNNDDYGISNTATVDEITNSVLRVKTMKSYQYGNYYCKANNKVGHSEARINLFAQRVPNIYFAGLQWSSCESMYHSNLILLLGCVAITINLSFV